The following proteins are encoded in a genomic region of Flammeovirga pectinis:
- a CDS encoding DUF2062 domain-containing protein, with amino-acid sequence MALLNKIRLSVKHTFTHRVIVPIRNLLREGLTPNKLAWSFAIGLLIGSSPLLGFCTWLCILAAFIFKLNQLAIQVANYIVYPLQILVIVPYIKLGASWFGNNADGITMDQLQASIDQGLLNGLKEIGILMLQGGAAWVVVSLIIILPLKYVLKIAFTKMLQKMNREKHAVK; translated from the coding sequence ATGGCGCTTTTAAATAAAATAAGACTTTCGGTAAAACATACATTCACACACCGTGTTATTGTTCCTATTCGTAACCTTCTTAGAGAAGGACTTACTCCAAATAAATTAGCTTGGAGTTTTGCTATAGGATTATTAATTGGTTCATCTCCTTTATTAGGATTTTGTACATGGTTATGTATTCTTGCAGCATTTATTTTTAAACTCAATCAATTAGCTATTCAAGTTGCTAATTATATTGTTTATCCATTACAAATCTTAGTAATTGTTCCTTACATAAAATTGGGAGCATCTTGGTTTGGAAACAACGCGGATGGCATTACTATGGATCAGTTACAAGCAAGTATTGATCAGGGATTACTTAATGGGTTAAAAGAAATTGGTATTTTAATGTTACAAGGTGGAGCCGCTTGGGTAGTGGTTTCATTAATTATTATTTTGCCGCTTAAATATGTGCTCAAAATTGCATTTACTAAAATGTTACAAAAGATGAACCGCGAAAAACACGCAGTTAAGTAA
- the gldE gene encoding gliding motility-associated protein GldE — MEGDLSHPIIPLLMFALNDIPLGAAFIVVLLLIVSGLISGSEVAFFSLTADQIKECREGDDPVGKKVFKLLQTPQILLATILICNNFVNVAIVMISTFIAWQIADQLGIARNSFEIFVTLTFVVTALVVFIGEIVPKIYATKNSLVFAKKMITFWSVSIKIFKPFALLLTSMGNTMEKALANKNYNLEVSVNEIDQAVSLATDQSDDKAKEMLKGIVRFGSKTVKQIMVSRTDMNALDKTIDFHELMDHINKSTYSRLPVYIDTIDSLVGLLYIKDLLPYLDKKEHFEWQRIIRKDIYYVPESKKIDELLRDFQEKRVHMAIIVDEYGGTTGLVTLEDIIEEIVGEINDEFDGDLVQDYWSKDASFNLDGKTSLIDFERISLLPADYFDKVKGESDSLGGLILELLQEMPSSGKVIDFEDIQFTIKAVDKKRIKTVHVKFNDEGHIKKLREEFEKQDQD; from the coding sequence ATGGAAGGTGATTTATCACACCCTATAATACCACTATTAATGTTTGCACTAAACGATATTCCTTTAGGAGCAGCGTTTATAGTGGTGTTATTACTTATCGTATCAGGCCTTATTTCTGGCTCTGAAGTTGCTTTTTTCTCTTTAACTGCAGATCAAATAAAAGAATGCAGAGAAGGGGATGACCCTGTAGGGAAAAAGGTATTTAAATTGCTACAGACCCCACAAATTTTACTAGCAACAATACTTATCTGCAATAATTTTGTAAATGTTGCTATCGTAATGATTTCTACATTTATTGCTTGGCAAATTGCAGATCAACTAGGTATAGCAAGAAATAGCTTCGAAATTTTCGTTACGCTTACTTTTGTTGTTACTGCCTTAGTTGTATTTATTGGAGAGATTGTACCTAAAATTTATGCCACTAAAAATAGCTTAGTTTTTGCTAAAAAAATGATCACTTTTTGGAGTGTAAGCATAAAAATATTCAAACCATTTGCCTTATTGCTAACTAGTATGGGGAATACAATGGAAAAAGCACTTGCCAATAAAAATTATAACCTAGAAGTATCAGTTAACGAAATAGATCAAGCAGTATCTTTGGCTACAGACCAATCTGATGATAAAGCCAAAGAAATGCTTAAAGGTATTGTTCGTTTTGGATCCAAAACTGTAAAACAGATAATGGTTTCGAGAACAGACATGAATGCTTTAGATAAAACCATTGATTTCCATGAACTCATGGACCATATTAATAAATCTACCTATTCTAGATTACCTGTTTATATAGATACTATCGATTCTTTAGTTGGTCTTTTATATATAAAAGATTTACTGCCATACCTAGATAAAAAAGAACATTTTGAATGGCAAAGAATTATTAGAAAAGATATTTACTATGTTCCAGAATCTAAAAAAATTGATGAACTTTTAAGGGATTTCCAAGAAAAGAGAGTCCATATGGCAATTATTGTTGATGAATATGGAGGTACTACTGGCTTGGTTACTTTAGAAGATATTATTGAGGAGATAGTTGGAGAAATTAATGACGAATTTGACGGTGATTTAGTACAAGATTATTGGAGTAAAGATGCTAGCTTTAACTTAGATGGTAAAACTTCTTTAATAGATTTTGAACGTATCAGCTTACTTCCTGCAGATTATTTTGATAAGGTAAAAGGAGAAAGTGATTCTTTAGGAGGGTTAATTTTAGAGTTACTTCAAGAAATGCCTTCTTCGGGTAAGGTTATTGATTTCGAAGATATTCAGTTTACTATAAAAGCTGTTGATAAGAAAAGAATTAAAACTGTTCATGTTAAGTTTAATGACGAAGGGCATATTAAAAAGCTCAGAGAAGAATTTGAAAAACAAGATCAGGATTAA
- a CDS encoding single-stranded DNA-binding protein → MAGVNKVILVGNLGQDPEVRHLEGGASVATFSIATSDSYTDRDGNRQTQTEWHNIVMWRGLATIAEKYLKKGSKVYIEGKLQYRSYEKDGVTRYITDIVARDMQMLDSRQDGQSNNGGYVPPTAANAPAAQPTSTPTPAAATPQATPDLSGAEGKDDLPF, encoded by the coding sequence ATGGCTGGAGTAAATAAAGTCATCTTAGTAGGAAACTTAGGACAAGATCCTGAAGTAAGACACCTTGAAGGAGGTGCTAGTGTTGCAACATTTTCTATTGCTACATCTGATTCTTACACTGACAGAGATGGAAATAGACAAACTCAAACAGAATGGCATAACATTGTTATGTGGAGAGGTCTAGCTACAATTGCTGAAAAATATTTAAAAAAAGGAAGTAAGGTTTATATTGAAGGAAAACTTCAGTACAGATCTTATGAAAAAGATGGTGTAACTCGTTACATTACAGATATTGTTGCAAGAGATATGCAAATGTTAGACTCCCGTCAAGATGGGCAATCTAATAATGGTGGATACGTTCCTCCAACTGCTGCAAATGCTCCTGCTGCTCAACCTACTTCAACACCAACTCCTGCTGCTGCTACACCACAAGCAACTCCAGATTTAAGCGGTGCTGAAGGTAAAGATGATCTACCATTCTAA
- the gldD gene encoding gliding motility lipoprotein GldD: protein MKTLFYLSILNCIIFSFTNCGNQEEEAYLPKPRGFHRLEFPQHLYNTDKFATKEFKDYPYIFEVAQNAEIIPDESFMSEPYWVEVRYPQYNAIVDISYKELPNFNSLVGYINTSNTLTFKHNVKATAIDEYAARTKNGYSAVMYEIEGDVPSQFQFFVTDSTKHFFRAALYFPTSSQNDSLAPIIEFVKEDMLHMMNSLDWRD from the coding sequence ATGAAAACACTTTTTTATCTTTCAATACTTAACTGTATTATTTTTTCATTTACAAATTGTGGTAATCAAGAGGAAGAAGCCTACTTACCTAAACCTAGAGGTTTCCATAGATTAGAATTTCCACAGCATTTATACAACACAGATAAATTTGCTACTAAAGAATTTAAGGATTATCCTTATATTTTTGAAGTTGCTCAAAATGCGGAAATAATTCCTGACGAATCTTTTATGTCTGAACCGTATTGGGTAGAAGTACGCTACCCTCAATACAATGCTATTGTAGATATTTCTTATAAAGAATTACCAAACTTTAATTCTTTAGTTGGCTATATTAATACATCTAACACACTTACATTTAAACATAATGTAAAAGCTACTGCAATAGATGAATACGCAGCTAGAACTAAAAATGGATATTCTGCAGTAATGTATGAGATTGAAGGAGACGTACCTAGTCAATTTCAATTCTTTGTAACAGACTCTACAAAACACTTTTTTAGAGCTGCCTTATATTTCCCAACATCATCTCAGAACGACTCTTTAGCACCTATTATAGAGTTTGTAAAAGAAGATATGTTACACATGATGAACTCACTTGATTGGAGGGACTAA
- a CDS encoding DUF2795 domain-containing protein, with protein MYWTLELASYLEDAPWPATKDELIDYSDRTGAPVEVIENLQELEDDGEPYESIEEIWPDYPTKDDFFFNEDEY; from the coding sequence ATGTACTGGACATTAGAACTAGCATCTTATTTAGAAGATGCGCCTTGGCCTGCAACAAAAGATGAGCTAATTGATTACTCTGATCGTACAGGTGCTCCTGTTGAAGTAATTGAAAACCTTCAAGAATTAGAAGACGACGGCGAACCTTACGAAAGTATCGAAGAGATATGGCCTGATTATCCTACTAAGGATGATTTCTTCTTTAACGAAGACGAATATTAA
- the mutY gene encoding A/G-specific adenine glycosylase, giving the protein MEFAEQLIHWYHQNKRDLPWRHTKDPYKIWLSEIILQQTRVAQGLPYYEKFVENFPTVKDFASADIDKILHLWQGLGYYSRARNMHIAANEVINNWGGKFPNNYTDLLSLKGVGKYTAAAIASFAFGEKVATVDGNVYRVLSRVFDIHDDIASGKGQKIFSEVANDLISVKEPDTFNQAIMEFGAIQCSPKKPNCETCPFVQECLARETNQIGVLPVKLKKVKVTNRYFHYIVIEADNQFILKKRPSGDIWTGLNDFPLVASKEEHPFSIQNIEQETGLILEDGIIYKKSETFKHLLSHQRLFIDFFHVKLRSKIALPKNLFDYKWYDIEEIKLIGKPIIVENYLTTYIY; this is encoded by the coding sequence ATGGAATTTGCAGAGCAACTTATACATTGGTATCATCAGAATAAAAGAGACCTCCCTTGGAGGCACACAAAAGATCCTTACAAGATTTGGTTATCAGAAATTATTCTTCAGCAAACTAGAGTAGCACAAGGGCTTCCTTATTACGAGAAGTTTGTTGAAAATTTTCCTACAGTAAAAGATTTTGCTTCTGCTGATATTGATAAGATTTTACATTTATGGCAAGGTTTAGGATATTATTCTAGAGCTAGAAATATGCATATTGCCGCAAATGAAGTTATCAATAATTGGGGTGGTAAGTTTCCTAATAATTACACTGATTTACTTTCTCTAAAAGGAGTAGGTAAATATACAGCCGCAGCTATTGCTTCTTTTGCTTTTGGTGAAAAAGTGGCTACTGTTGATGGTAATGTGTATAGAGTTTTATCAAGAGTATTTGATATACATGATGATATTGCTTCTGGAAAAGGACAAAAAATATTTTCTGAGGTTGCAAATGATTTAATTTCAGTAAAAGAGCCAGATACTTTTAATCAAGCAATAATGGAGTTTGGAGCAATTCAATGCTCTCCAAAAAAACCGAATTGCGAAACTTGTCCTTTTGTACAAGAGTGCTTAGCTAGAGAAACAAATCAAATTGGTGTTTTACCAGTAAAGCTAAAAAAAGTAAAAGTTACCAACAGGTATTTTCATTATATTGTCATTGAAGCTGATAATCAGTTCATATTAAAAAAACGCCCTAGTGGTGATATTTGGACTGGCTTAAATGACTTTCCTTTAGTAGCTTCCAAAGAAGAACACCCTTTTTCTATTCAAAATATAGAACAAGAAACAGGACTTATTTTAGAGGATGGTATAATTTATAAGAAGAGTGAAACCTTTAAGCATTTGTTATCACATCAACGGTTATTTATTGACTTTTTTCACGTAAAATTGCGCTCTAAAATAGCATTACCTAAAAATCTATTTGATTATAAATGGTATGATATCGAAGAAATAAAATTGATTGGAAAGCCGATCATTGTCGAGAATTATTTGACAACATACATTTATTAA
- a CDS encoding response regulator: MNPRKFKVYFVEDNPTEMMLMKLALQQVQNVEAKFFKDGNSLIHQFKEDPSDIVVTDLILPDIHGKEIIKILKEQNTQTKLIVMSAQEDVQMIADLQDIGIFNYIVKSDACLKYLQKTLQVACFLIEKEYN, translated from the coding sequence ATGAACCCAAGAAAATTTAAAGTATATTTTGTAGAAGATAATCCTACAGAAATGATGTTAATGAAGCTAGCTTTACAACAAGTACAAAATGTTGAAGCTAAGTTTTTTAAAGATGGAAACTCTTTAATTCATCAGTTTAAAGAAGACCCTTCTGATATTGTTGTAACAGATTTAATCTTACCTGATATTCATGGTAAGGAAATAATAAAAATTCTGAAAGAACAGAATACACAAACAAAATTAATTGTAATGTCGGCTCAAGAAGATGTACAGATGATTGCAGACTTACAAGATATCGGGATTTTTAATTATATCGTTAAAAGTGATGCCTGTCTAAAGTACCTACAAAAGACATTGCAGGTAGCATGTTTTTTAATTGAAAAAGAATATAATTAG